In the genome of Xanthobacteraceae bacterium, one region contains:
- a CDS encoding methyltransferase domain-containing protein gives MAQARCRFCSAPLSRVLVDLGLSPVSNSFLKKEQLGGAEPRFPLKTFVCDECFLVQIEPFGKPEEIFDDYVYFSSYSQSWLAHAKQYAETIAKKLSLGAKSLVVEIASNDGYLLQYFRALDIPVLGVEPAHTVAEAAEAKGIPTWQRFFGVETAKKLTAEGKQADLLIGNNVLAHVPDLNDFVAGLALALKPRGTITMEFPHLMQMIENTQFDTIYHEHYSYLSLVTVQRVFAAHGLTIYDVEEIPTHGGSLRIHAGHPAAFASPSANVTKLLETERAKGYESAAAYEGFAAKVDRIRDDLLRFLRAAKAQGKKVAGYGAAAKGNTLLNYCAIGGDLISFVADANPHKQNLFLPGSHIPVAAPSRIFAERPDYVLILPWNLTDEVSSQLEQVREWGGRFVTAVPHLRIF, from the coding sequence ATGGCGCAGGCTCGTTGCAGGTTCTGTTCGGCGCCGCTCTCGCGCGTGCTGGTCGATTTGGGCCTTAGCCCGGTCTCCAATTCGTTTCTGAAGAAAGAGCAACTCGGCGGCGCGGAGCCGCGCTTCCCGCTGAAAACCTTCGTTTGCGACGAATGTTTCCTGGTGCAGATCGAGCCGTTCGGGAAGCCGGAGGAAATCTTCGACGATTACGTTTATTTCTCCTCCTATTCGCAATCCTGGCTCGCGCATGCGAAGCAGTATGCGGAGACGATCGCGAAGAAGCTCTCGCTCGGCGCGAAAAGCCTCGTGGTCGAGATCGCAAGCAACGACGGCTACCTGCTGCAATATTTCCGCGCGCTCGACATCCCGGTGCTCGGCGTCGAGCCGGCGCATACGGTGGCGGAGGCCGCGGAAGCGAAGGGTATTCCGACGTGGCAGCGCTTCTTCGGCGTGGAAACGGCGAAGAAACTGACGGCGGAAGGAAAGCAGGCCGATCTACTGATCGGCAACAATGTGCTCGCGCATGTGCCCGACCTGAACGACTTCGTCGCGGGCCTTGCGCTGGCGTTAAAGCCGCGCGGCACCATCACGATGGAATTCCCCCATCTGATGCAGATGATCGAGAACACGCAGTTCGACACCATCTATCACGAACACTACTCTTATCTTTCGTTGGTGACGGTGCAGCGCGTGTTCGCAGCGCACGGCCTCACGATCTACGACGTCGAGGAGATTCCGACCCACGGCGGTTCGCTGCGCATCCATGCCGGACACCCGGCGGCATTCGCATCGCCTTCCGCGAACGTGACGAAGTTGCTCGAGACCGAGCGCGCGAAAGGCTACGAGAGTGCGGCCGCCTACGAAGGCTTCGCCGCGAAAGTGGACCGGATTCGCGACGATCTGCTGCGTTTTCTTCGCGCCGCGAAGGCGCAGGGGAAGAAGGTCGCGGGCTACGGCGCGGCGGCGAAGGGCAACACGCTCCTGAATTATTGCGCAATCGGCGGCGATCTCATTTCTTTTGTAGCGGACGCGAATCCGCACAAGCAGAACCTGTTTCTGCCCGGCAGCCATATCCCGGTCGCGGCGCCTTCGCGCATCTTTGCTGAGCGGCCCGACTATGTTCTGATCCTGCCCTGGAACCTGACGGACGAGGTTTCTTCGCAGCTCGAACAGGTCCGCGAATGGGGAGGGCGCTTCGTCACCGCCGTTCCGCACCTGCGGATTTTCTGA
- a CDS encoding class I SAM-dependent methyltransferase gives MISNKRIDEYAESMFRYERPHVRWIDACAAYLRDVFGGAIEGKVFLDYAFGRGNWSLAARKAGAGKVIAVDASASNVRRFSEFCREESVSGIEIVHGNAMLEPLSVRADILWIYGILHHIAEPVIFAKNIAGLRSDDNALALFYSYDRGSLREAVVESARSGFVYENAQEFFSDSFLYSPAARLRARDDLTAPVVQWHTAEGLGEILKKAGFAIRQQCRSFSEFGGAKQDGEFSPHHFLCGLGSGQPVSLREPDRPDAADFPILTALAEQVFAAADKDQKRKLAIGLCNTHFATLHANPAASACVIEDYTFLANAGFRLGVMDDRLPASLAPYADATRAAMEGRSRGLPDSVLEKSPLARFLDKNTVRF, from the coding sequence TTGATCAGCAACAAGCGCATCGACGAATACGCGGAAAGCATGTTCCGTTACGAACGCCCACATGTGCGATGGATCGATGCCTGCGCCGCCTATCTGCGTGATGTTTTTGGCGGTGCGATCGAAGGAAAAGTTTTCCTCGATTATGCTTTCGGCCGAGGTAACTGGTCGCTAGCTGCGCGGAAAGCGGGTGCGGGGAAGGTGATCGCGGTCGATGCTTCCGCAAGTAATGTGCGCCGCTTCAGTGAATTCTGCCGCGAAGAGAGCGTCTCCGGCATCGAGATCGTCCACGGCAACGCCATGCTGGAACCGTTATCTGTGCGTGCCGATATTCTTTGGATTTACGGCATTCTCCATCATATCGCCGAGCCGGTGATATTCGCGAAGAACATCGCCGGATTGCGCAGTGACGACAACGCGCTCGCGCTATTCTATTCCTATGATCGTGGAAGCCTTCGCGAAGCCGTGGTCGAGAGTGCAAGAAGCGGATTTGTATACGAGAACGCGCAGGAGTTTTTTTCGGACTCTTTTCTTTATTCTCCTGCTGCGCGCCTCCGGGCGAGGGACGATCTGACCGCGCCGGTTGTGCAATGGCATACAGCGGAGGGGCTGGGGGAAATTCTGAAGAAAGCCGGGTTCGCGATCCGGCAGCAGTGCCGCAGCTTTTCCGAATTCGGCGGCGCTAAACAGGACGGCGAGTTTTCCCCGCATCATTTTCTTTGTGGGCTTGGTTCAGGTCAGCCGGTTTCGCTGCGCGAACCGGATCGCCCGGATGCAGCAGATTTCCCGATCCTTACTGCGCTTGCCGAGCAAGTTTTTGCAGCGGCGGATAAGGACCAGAAGCGCAAGCTTGCGATTGGGTTGTGCAACACGCACTTCGCTACGCTGCATGCGAACCCTGCGGCGAGCGCTTGCGTCATCGAGGATTATACTTTTCTGGCGAACGCAGGCTTCAGGCTTGGCGTCATGGATGACCGGCTGCCAGCTTCGTTGGCGCCTTATGCCGATGCCACACGAGCGGCGATGGAGGGTAGGTCGAGAGGATTGCCGGATAGCGTGCTGGAGAAATCTCCACTCGCGCGATTTCTCGACAAGAACACAGTTCGATTCTGA
- a CDS encoding class I SAM-dependent methyltransferase, producing MKDNVLAEVGMSRDRNTADTLSYYDDLVAFFREDDTGDLMKLRSFSVYTPRQAISDFLARYELFRQIKDVQGSVLEFGVFNGQGLMSYAHFSSILEPNNLTREIVGFDTFEGFPDISDNDKRGDSALVKKGGLRADSYERLQRAIALSDRNRFLGHMPKTRLVKGDVLETLPKFLDESRHLLIALLYLDLDIYEPTKFVLENCLKRVPKGGIVAFDELNHRAFPGETAALLDVLDVGSVEIKRVPFCSRISYFVR from the coding sequence ATGAAGGACAACGTGCTCGCCGAAGTCGGCATGTCGCGCGACCGCAACACGGCCGACACCCTTTCCTATTACGACGATCTCGTTGCGTTCTTCCGCGAGGACGACACCGGCGACCTGATGAAGCTGCGGTCGTTTTCGGTCTATACGCCGCGGCAGGCGATCAGCGATTTTCTCGCGCGCTATGAACTGTTCCGGCAGATCAAGGACGTGCAGGGATCTGTTCTGGAATTCGGCGTGTTCAACGGACAAGGGTTGATGTCCTACGCGCATTTCAGCTCCATTCTGGAGCCGAACAACCTGACGCGTGAAATCGTAGGGTTCGACACCTTCGAGGGTTTTCCCGACATCTCCGACAACGACAAGCGGGGCGATTCGGCGCTTGTGAAAAAGGGCGGCTTGCGCGCGGATTCGTACGAGCGCTTGCAGCGCGCAATCGCGCTCTCCGACCGCAATCGTTTTCTCGGCCATATGCCTAAAACCCGCTTGGTGAAGGGTGATGTGCTGGAGACGCTGCCCAAATTTCTTGACGAAAGCCGTCATCTCCTGATCGCGTTGCTCTACCTCGATCTCGATATCTATGAGCCGACGAAATTCGTGCTTGAGAACTGCCTCAAGCGCGTTCCCAAGGGCGGGATTGTTGCGTTCGACGAACTCAATCACCGCGCATTCCCGGGCGAGACCGCAGCGCTGCTGGACGTGCTCGATGTCGGGTCGGTGGAAATCAAGCGCGTGCCGTTCTGCTCGCGCATTTCCTATTTCGTCCGTTAG
- a CDS encoding class I SAM-dependent methyltransferase: MITSIDEEKGEVVVRAGGKETRYSLDSAEGFAAVSRAWVRATWDSKYIYSFSWFGRPVIQLPDDMMRIQEVIYAVKPDVLIETGVAHGGSLVFYASLFKAMGKGRVIGIDIEIRPHNRAAIEAHEMKPLITLVEGSSIAQSTFDQVKAMVRPGERVMVMLDSNHLKDHVLAELRLYGQLVSKDSYIVATDGVMEIVAGGPRTKPDWPENNPRQAALAFVQENRDFVIEEPKWPFNEGTAKDRVSYWPDAFIKRVK; the protein is encoded by the coding sequence ATGATTACGAGTATCGACGAGGAAAAGGGCGAGGTCGTCGTCCGAGCTGGCGGCAAGGAGACCCGTTATTCGCTCGACAGTGCGGAGGGGTTTGCGGCCGTGTCGCGCGCATGGGTGCGTGCAACCTGGGATTCGAAATACATCTACAGCTTTAGCTGGTTCGGGCGTCCGGTGATCCAGCTACCGGACGACATGATGCGTATTCAGGAAGTGATTTACGCTGTGAAGCCGGACGTGCTGATTGAAACCGGCGTTGCGCATGGTGGTTCGCTGGTTTTTTACGCCAGCCTGTTCAAGGCGATGGGTAAGGGCCGTGTGATCGGCATCGATATAGAAATCCGGCCTCATAACCGCGCTGCTATCGAGGCGCACGAAATGAAGCCGCTGATTACGCTGGTCGAGGGCAGTTCGATTGCGCAGTCCACTTTCGACCAGGTGAAAGCGATGGTGCGTCCGGGCGAACGGGTGATGGTGATGCTCGACTCGAACCATCTGAAAGACCACGTCCTTGCCGAGTTGCGCTTGTATGGTCAGCTCGTTTCAAAGGACTCTTATATCGTTGCAACCGACGGCGTGATGGAGATCGTGGCCGGCGGGCCGCGGACGAAGCCGGACTGGCCGGAGAACAACCCCCGGCAGGCAGCGCTTGCCTTCGTGCAGGAGAATCGGGATTTCGTGATCGAAGAACCGAAATGGCCCTTCAACGAAGGCACGGCGAAGGATCGTGTCAGCTACTGGCCGGATGCGTTTATCAAGCGTGTGAAGTAA
- the rfbG gene encoding CDP-glucose 4,6-dehydratase, giving the protein MNADFWRGKRVFLTGHTGFKGGWMALWLEQMGAELSGYSLPPATEASFFEAARLSRANGRFADLADRDALANSIRAHGPDIVIHAAAQALVLPSYKEPVETFATNVMGTVHVLDAVRVLNEKHGGKVRVIVNVTSDKCYENKETTRGYREDDPMGGHDPYSASKGAAELVTSAYRNSFFAKASVRVASVRAGNVIGGGDWSEARLVPDIFRAFARGEKVHLRHPKAVRAWQHVLDPVRGYLMLAERLWENDGAKFAGGWNFGPPPEEIHDVETVTRLFAKRWGSGAGFEIEKNAAAPHEAGLLLLDSARANEFLGWKPRLSFEQSLEWTTDWYRAFYEGKNDMRAFSLSQIERFASGAA; this is encoded by the coding sequence ATGAACGCGGACTTCTGGCGGGGAAAACGGGTTTTTCTCACGGGGCACACCGGCTTCAAGGGCGGATGGATGGCGCTCTGGCTGGAACAGATGGGCGCCGAGTTGTCCGGCTATTCACTGCCGCCCGCGACAGAGGCGAGTTTCTTTGAAGCAGCGCGGCTATCGCGCGCAAACGGACGGTTCGCCGATCTTGCCGATCGTGATGCGCTTGCAAACTCGATCCGCGCGCATGGTCCCGACATCGTTATCCACGCCGCCGCGCAGGCGCTGGTGCTGCCCTCATATAAAGAGCCGGTCGAGACGTTCGCGACCAACGTGATGGGCACGGTGCATGTGCTGGACGCCGTGCGGGTTCTCAACGAGAAGCATGGCGGCAAGGTGCGCGTCATCGTCAACGTGACCAGCGACAAGTGCTACGAGAATAAAGAGACGACGCGCGGCTATCGCGAAGATGATCCGATGGGCGGACACGATCCGTATTCCGCGAGCAAGGGAGCGGCCGAACTCGTCACTTCCGCCTATCGCAATTCCTTTTTTGCGAAGGCGAGCGTGCGGGTGGCGAGCGTTCGGGCGGGCAATGTGATCGGCGGCGGCGACTGGTCGGAAGCGCGGCTGGTGCCGGACATTTTCCGCGCCTTCGCGCGCGGTGAGAAGGTGCATCTGCGCCATCCGAAAGCGGTGCGTGCGTGGCAGCACGTACTCGATCCGGTGCGCGGCTACCTGATGCTGGCGGAGCGGCTTTGGGAAAATGACGGTGCGAAGTTTGCCGGCGGCTGGAACTTCGGTCCGCCGCCGGAAGAAATCCACGACGTCGAAACCGTGACGCGCCTGTTCGCGAAGCGCTGGGGAAGCGGCGCGGGTTTTGAAATCGAAAAGAACGCCGCCGCGCCGCACGAAGCAGGCTTGCTGCTCCTCGACAGCGCGCGCGCGAACGAATTTCTCGGCTGGAAGCCGCGGCTTTCGTTCGAGCAAAGCCTGGAGTGGACTACCGACTGGTATCGCGCCTTCTACGAAGGCAAGAACGACATGCGCGCGTTCTCGCTTTCGCAGATCGAGCGGTTCGCTTCCGGCGCGGCCTGA
- the rfbF gene encoding glucose-1-phosphate cytidylyltransferase: protein MKAVILAGGLGTRLGEETQTRPKPMVEIGGMPILWHIMKIYSAGGVNDFVVLCGYRGYMIKEFFANYFLHNADVTFDIAKNKMEVHNAAGEPWRVTLIDTGDNTQTGGRIKRAKRFVENDAAFHVTYGDGVGNVDIRALEKFHAAHGKIATLTAVQPAGRFGGLRLEQDRVSAFQEKPLGDGGWINGGFFVLSPKVFDYIDGDATIWERKPLERLAGEGELHAYRHPGFWHAMDSQRDKDVLNEMWQKSGAGWKVW from the coding sequence ATGAAAGCGGTAATTCTGGCCGGCGGTCTCGGCACCCGGCTCGGCGAAGAAACCCAGACGCGTCCGAAGCCGATGGTCGAGATCGGCGGCATGCCGATCCTTTGGCACATCATGAAGATTTATTCCGCGGGCGGCGTGAACGACTTCGTCGTGCTGTGCGGCTATCGCGGTTACATGATCAAGGAATTCTTCGCGAACTACTTTCTGCACAACGCCGACGTCACCTTCGACATCGCGAAGAACAAGATGGAAGTACACAACGCAGCCGGCGAACCGTGGCGGGTGACGCTGATCGACACCGGCGACAACACGCAGACCGGCGGCCGCATCAAACGCGCGAAGCGTTTCGTCGAGAATGATGCGGCTTTCCACGTCACCTACGGCGACGGCGTCGGCAATGTCGATATTCGCGCGCTGGAGAAATTCCATGCCGCGCACGGCAAGATCGCGACGTTGACCGCAGTGCAGCCCGCCGGGCGCTTCGGCGGATTGCGGCTGGAGCAGGATCGCGTCAGCGCGTTTCAGGAAAAACCGCTGGGCGACGGCGGCTGGATCAATGGCGGCTTCTTCGTGCTCTCGCCGAAAGTGTTCGACTACATCGACGGCGACGCCACGATCTGGGAGCGCAAGCCGTTGGAGCGCCTCGCGGGCGAGGGCGAACTGCACGCCTATCGTCATCCCGGCTTCTGGCATGCGATGGATTCGCAGCGCGACAAGGATGTGCTGAACGAGATGTGGCAGAAATCCGGGGCGGGCTGGAAAGTCTGGTGA
- the rfbC gene encoding dTDP-4-dehydrorhamnose 3,5-epimerase, giving the protein MRFVPAIIAGVFIVETDVSEDMRGSFARAFCEREFSAAGLNTNWPQHNFSRNTKRGTMRGLHYQVPPHGEIKLIRCASGAIFDVLVDVRENSPTFGKWEGFELSAANHRALYVPDGIAHGFQTLEDDSTVLYLMSAFYVPASARGIAWNDPELNIPWPVANPVISDADRSHPSLRAMFGRGG; this is encoded by the coding sequence ATGCGTTTCGTCCCGGCAATCATCGCAGGCGTTTTCATCGTCGAGACCGATGTCTCGGAAGATATGCGCGGCAGTTTTGCGCGCGCGTTCTGCGAGCGCGAGTTTTCCGCTGCCGGACTGAACACGAACTGGCCGCAGCATAATTTCTCCCGCAATACGAAACGGGGTACGATGCGCGGTCTGCATTATCAGGTGCCGCCGCATGGCGAGATCAAGCTGATCCGCTGCGCGTCGGGCGCGATCTTCGACGTACTGGTGGACGTGCGCGAGAATTCGCCGACGTTTGGCAAGTGGGAGGGTTTTGAACTCTCTGCCGCAAATCACCGCGCGCTGTATGTGCCGGACGGCATCGCGCATGGCTTCCAAACGCTGGAGGACGACTCCACCGTGCTCTATCTGATGTCGGCGTTCTACGTTCCGGCCAGTGCGCGCGGCATTGCGTGGAACGATCCCGAACTCAATATTCCATGGCCGGTGGCGAACCCGGTGATCTCGGACGCGGACCGCTCGCACCCTTCGCTGCGAGCGATGTTCGGGAGAGGCGGGTAG
- a CDS encoding phytanoyl-CoA dioxygenase family protein yields MRKLTDQELARFEEHGYVVARGFFDGTSFLDQTSAEIETLGKVFDASFSMPEATGRLEKMAGPIRGKFYDALRYLVTLNQLASAEALTGVSRQLGLQLPAVMKSYNIRMDMPSEDNRLFHWHQDITYLLGSLNSLTYWIPFGPVGAMHGSVEVVSGSHKEGMLPVRYTRDGTPPSNKSMSPTDLVLVNEPTENGEVVEADRGDLVVFSQFILHRSVPNRSDKVRWTAQVRHADLAEPEFVAAGYPWGDVTNIYHTNYLAEARLK; encoded by the coding sequence ATGCGAAAATTAACCGATCAGGAACTGGCCCGTTTTGAAGAGCATGGCTACGTCGTTGCGCGTGGTTTCTTCGACGGCACCTCATTTCTCGACCAGACTTCGGCGGAAATCGAAACGCTCGGCAAGGTATTCGACGCGAGCTTCAGTATGCCGGAGGCAACCGGACGGCTGGAAAAGATGGCCGGTCCCATTCGCGGAAAATTCTACGACGCGTTGCGTTATCTCGTGACGCTCAACCAGCTGGCTTCAGCAGAGGCTCTTACCGGCGTTTCCAGGCAACTCGGCCTGCAACTGCCTGCTGTGATGAAGTCCTACAACATCCGTATGGACATGCCTTCGGAAGACAATCGTCTGTTTCATTGGCATCAGGACATCACTTACCTTTTGGGTTCGCTGAATTCGCTCACCTACTGGATTCCATTCGGTCCGGTCGGTGCCATGCATGGCAGCGTCGAGGTCGTATCCGGAAGTCACAAGGAGGGTATGCTGCCGGTACGTTACACGCGCGATGGAACGCCGCCCTCTAACAAGTCGATGTCGCCGACCGATCTGGTGCTCGTGAACGAGCCGACCGAGAACGGTGAAGTGGTAGAGGCGGATCGCGGCGATCTCGTCGTGTTCTCTCAATTCATCCTGCACCGGAGCGTTCCCAATCGTAGCGACAAGGTTCGCTGGACAGCGCAGGTGCGTCACGCCGATCTGGCCGAACCGGAATTCGTTGCCGCAGGCTATCCGTGGGGCGATGTGACAAATATCTATCACACTAATTATCTCGCCGAAGCGCGCCTAAAATGA
- a CDS encoding glycosyltransferase family 2 protein produces MPSPESRLTIALPTFNRSEYLQSCLDNIAAQTHRDYHVLILDNASTDATADIASKFCAKDPRFRHLRQPEHIPGLINFADGLRRAGSPLFMWRADDDLWAPDYLEKLIATRDASPHCRLVAARTIQQRIDGAEREIRGEIPFPQVGTGDIARMRLLLKSTPSWVYGIYDHDVLLPVLEQALAEYVEPWACDQLVLFYFGLNGLIAGTNDTTFTMQRFEKKDAPVSATHQYKKGDTITEKLDFEVMLRERFYRIGSQWIDKAISNPVRAATWRLFLLHFMARKIMPARTIWRRRVRHAIRTAFGKS; encoded by the coding sequence ATGCCTTCTCCCGAATCCCGCCTGACCATTGCACTACCGACATTCAATCGCAGTGAATATCTTCAAAGTTGTCTCGATAACATTGCAGCACAGACGCATCGCGACTACCACGTTTTGATCCTCGACAATGCCTCGACTGATGCGACCGCCGATATCGCCTCGAAGTTTTGCGCCAAGGATCCCCGTTTTCGTCACCTAAGACAGCCCGAACATATACCCGGCCTGATCAATTTCGCAGACGGGTTACGGCGCGCCGGTTCGCCGCTATTCATGTGGCGGGCCGATGACGACCTGTGGGCGCCAGATTATCTCGAGAAGCTGATTGCGACACGCGATGCCAGCCCTCACTGCAGACTGGTTGCCGCCAGAACTATTCAGCAACGCATCGATGGCGCCGAGCGCGAAATTCGCGGCGAAATACCTTTCCCGCAAGTCGGCACCGGCGATATCGCGAGAATGCGTCTGCTGCTCAAATCAACGCCAAGCTGGGTATACGGAATCTATGACCACGACGTTCTGTTGCCCGTTCTGGAACAGGCGCTGGCTGAATACGTCGAACCATGGGCTTGCGACCAGCTCGTGCTCTTTTACTTCGGCTTAAACGGGCTGATCGCAGGCACAAACGACACCACGTTCACGATGCAGCGCTTCGAAAAAAAGGACGCGCCAGTAAGCGCCACGCATCAGTATAAAAAAGGCGACACGATCACGGAGAAGCTAGATTTCGAAGTTATGCTTCGCGAGCGCTTTTATCGCATTGGCTCGCAGTGGATCGACAAAGCAATTTCAAACCCTGTCCGTGCCGCGACTTGGCGGCTGTTTCTGCTGCATTTCATGGCCAGAAAAATCATGCCGGCACGAACGATCTGGCGCAGGCGCGTCCGCCACGCGATACGAACGGCATTCGGCAAGTCATAA
- a CDS encoding NAD(P)-dependent oxidoreductase: protein MARFTVFGSNGFVGRHLTRHLRRQGHEVIAATRSTMPKPDTMIGHAIFCIGITANFRNEPEATVESQVFVLTDILKRYRAESFLYLSSARVYDGAVRTGENAVLSVRPGLDHLYNLTKLTGEALVLAHDNAAFRAVRLSNAIGPGAKPVAFLPSVVEEARRTGRIVFRTAPDSAKDYIAVEDAVAVMEQIALRGGQRLYNVASGANTTNDEIAVLVRKYLAAETVFAPDAPATRFPAIDIARIREEFQFSPRTFEQTYVRSLEPEPSEVAT, encoded by the coding sequence ATGGCACGTTTCACCGTATTCGGATCGAACGGATTCGTCGGGCGTCATCTCACGCGGCATTTACGCCGGCAGGGGCACGAAGTCATAGCGGCGACGCGCTCCACGATGCCGAAGCCCGATACCATGATCGGACACGCGATTTTCTGCATCGGGATCACCGCCAATTTCAGGAACGAACCAGAGGCGACGGTTGAGTCTCAGGTGTTCGTGCTGACCGATATCCTGAAAAGATATCGGGCGGAATCATTTCTCTATCTTTCTTCTGCGCGAGTCTATGACGGAGCGGTAAGGACCGGCGAGAACGCGGTCTTGTCCGTAAGGCCGGGGTTGGATCATCTCTACAATCTGACCAAGCTGACCGGAGAAGCGCTGGTGCTGGCGCACGACAACGCTGCGTTCCGCGCCGTGCGGTTGTCGAACGCAATAGGGCCCGGTGCAAAGCCGGTGGCTTTTCTGCCGAGCGTGGTGGAGGAGGCGCGCAGGACTGGCCGGATCGTGTTTCGCACCGCGCCCGACTCCGCGAAGGACTATATCGCCGTGGAAGATGCGGTTGCGGTTATGGAGCAGATTGCGCTGCGCGGCGGACAGCGTCTTTATAACGTGGCGTCGGGCGCCAACACGACCAACGATGAAATCGCCGTGCTGGTGCGGAAATATCTTGCGGCGGAAACCGTTTTTGCCCCAGATGCCCCGGCGACGCGTTTCCCCGCTATCGATATCGCGCGCATTCGTGAAGAGTTTCAGTTTTCGCCCCGGACATTCGAGCAAACCTATGTGCGCTCGCTCGAACCGGAGCCGTCCGAGGTTGCAACATGA
- a CDS encoding AAA family ATPase produces the protein MNAPVRVRDESITLHQAKKLVQCMAHEQSFLLLSPPGIGKSDIVYQAAAEAGLPCRSLLGTQIAPEDVSGIPRIVGERSVFCPPRILLPENPEPFCLFLDELPACAPDVQKAFYSLLLERRLGEHQLPKGTWVVAAGNRAQDRALVRAMSSALVNRVTILHLRADVSEWQAWAAKNGVRADVRAFISYMPDALMREVPADPVPFSTPRAWAQFSRALDMAEQAGVLNDESRRALAFGRLSAEDAAVFCALAEESIGQMQPIEDYINKPDLLPKTDAARWFVLNCIRQNLRDGKLANLKPRAVNKFLESLPAEARLTVISELVEPWGALGADKAMLKLLKEVTSI, from the coding sequence ATGAACGCACCGGTCCGGGTTCGCGACGAAAGCATCACGCTGCATCAAGCCAAGAAGCTGGTGCAATGCATGGCCCACGAGCAGAGCTTTCTTCTGCTCTCGCCCCCGGGCATCGGCAAATCGGACATCGTCTATCAGGCGGCCGCCGAGGCCGGGCTGCCGTGCCGCTCGCTGCTCGGCACCCAGATCGCCCCGGAAGACGTCAGCGGCATCCCGCGCATTGTGGGCGAGCGCTCGGTGTTCTGCCCGCCGCGCATCCTGCTGCCCGAAAACCCGGAGCCGTTCTGCCTGTTCCTCGACGAACTGCCCGCCTGCGCGCCGGACGTGCAGAAGGCGTTCTATTCGCTGCTGCTGGAGCGCCGCCTCGGCGAGCACCAGTTGCCGAAGGGCACCTGGGTCGTTGCCGCCGGTAACCGCGCGCAGGACCGCGCGCTTGTGCGCGCCATGAGTTCGGCGCTGGTCAACCGCGTCACCATCCTGCACCTGCGCGCCGACGTCTCCGAATGGCAGGCGTGGGCCGCGAAGAACGGCGTGCGTGCCGACGTGCGCGCGTTCATCTCCTACATGCCCGACGCGCTGATGCGCGAGGTCCCGGCCGATCCGGTGCCGTTCTCGACACCGCGTGCATGGGCGCAGTTCTCCCGCGCGCTCGACATGGCGGAGCAGGCCGGCGTGCTCAACGACGAGTCGCGCCGCGCGCTCGCCTTCGGGCGGCTGTCGGCGGAAGACGCAGCCGTGTTCTGCGCGCTGGCGGAAGAATCCATCGGCCAGATGCAGCCGATCGAGGACTACATCAACAAGCCGGACCTGTTGCCGAAAACCGATGCGGCGCGCTGGTTCGTCCTGAATTGCATCCGGCAGAACCTGCGCGACGGCAAGCTCGCGAACCTGAAGCCGCGCGCGGTGAACAAGTTCCTCGAAAGCCTGCCGGCGGAAGCACGGCTCACCGTCATCAGCGAACTGGTGGAGCCGTGGGGCGCGCTCGGCGCGGACAAGGCGATGCTGAAGCTCTTGAAGGAAGTCACCTCGATATGA